A single window of Rhodamnia argentea isolate NSW1041297 chromosome 5, ASM2092103v1, whole genome shotgun sequence DNA harbors:
- the LOC115743771 gene encoding L-type lectin-domain containing receptor kinase VIII.2-like encodes MSRPSTFSFSRLLIVHIVPLLALARVSVSLFLMPKTLVGLPDFDDGISLLGDATLAGAGSHVQVTRPSASSSGFLQWPMPFQFVDPSSASPTSFSSEFAFSISPGNSDGLALVLFPRDFKLGAEAFGLSGDHRFVGVEYDTSMNEEVGDVNANHVGVDLGNFRSVSVWNASSIGLVLSSGEKLKSWVDYDGSSKRLEVRLSKFGDPRPYDPIIAYSIDLLRMWRHKDVYVGISSSNGDSSQTISIYSWRFKLRKVAMSMHSLPADPHGYASEHGKLHKKGKCPLVILAGVIFATGCGALLAFLGLFLWAFFANRHTVFPVECPVHPADFKYEKINVVEGKDAEGGKH; translated from the coding sequence ATGTCTAGACCTTCCACCTTCTCCTTCTCTCGCCTCCTGATCGTccacattgtccccttgcttGCTCTAGCCAGGgtctccgtctctctctttctcatgcCCAAAACCCTAGTCGGCCTCCCCGACTTCGACGATGGCATCTCACTCCTCGGCGACGCCACTTTAGCCGGCGCCGGGTCTCACGTGCAAGTCACCCGGCCCTCGGCTTCCAGCTCCGGCTTCCTCCAGTGGCCGATGCCCTTCCAATTCGTCGACCCTAGCTCGGCTTCTCCGACGTCGTTCTCGTCCGAGTTCGCCTTCTCGATCTCACCTGGTAACAGCGACGGCCTCGCTCTTGTGCTTTTCCCTAGGGATTTTAAGCTTGGAGCGGAAGCGTTCGGTCTCTCTGGGGATCACAGATTCGTCGGCGTTGAGTACGATACTTCGATGAATGAAGAAGTAGGGGACGTGAATGCGAACCATGTAGGTGTAGATTTGGGCAATTTCAGATCTGTTAGCGTCTGGAATGCGTCGTCTATAGGTTTAGTACTGAGTAGTGGAGAGAAATTGAAGTCTTGGGTGGATTATGACGGGAGCTCGAAAAGACTTGAGGTTAGACTGAGTAAGTTTGGGGATCCAAGACCATACGATCCAATTATTGCATACTCAATCGACTTGTTGCGAATGTGGAGACACAAGGATGTTTATGTTGGTATAAGCTCGTCGAATGGCGATTCATCGCAGACTATCAGCATATACTCATGGAGGTTTAAGCTGAGGAAAGTTGCGATGTCCATGCATTCTTTACCTGCTGATCCGCATGGCTATGCTAGCGAGCACGGAAAGTTGCACAAGAAAGGCAAGTGCCCTTTGGTGATTCTTGCTGGGGTGATTTTTGCCACAGGATGTGGAGCGTTATTGGCATTCTTGGGGCTCTTTCTGTGGGCATTTTTTGCTAACAGGCACACCGTATTTCCGGTGGAATGTCCCGTGCATCCTGCGGACTTCAAGTATGAAAAGATCAATGTGGTCGAGGGGAAGGACGCCGAAGGTGGTAAGCATTGA
- the LOC115743716 gene encoding proline transporter 2-like encodes MTMEGGGEVGPRKVHDEDHFEGVEIPETAHLISRDSWFQAAFVLTTGVNSVFVLGYSGTIMVPLGWVPGVLGLIAAAAISLNANVLIAKLHEFGGKRHIRYRDLAGHIYGRKAYSLTWGLQYVNLFMINTGFIILAGEALKAVYVLFRDDHMMKLPYFIAITGFVCALFAIGIPYLSALRVWLGVSTVLSLIYIVIAFVLALRDGLNSPARDYSIPGDKTSKIFSTIGAAANLVFAYNTGMLPEIQATVREPAVKNMLKALYFQFTVGCLPMYAVTFVGYWAYGSSTSSYLLNSTKGPVWVKALANISAFLQTVISLHIFASPMYEYMDTRFGITGSALKVKNLSFRILVRGGYLAINTLVAALLPFLGDFESLTGAISTFPLTFILANHMYLMAMQNKMSSLQKSWHWLNVCFFGCMSVAAAIAALRLIAVDSKTYNLFADL; translated from the exons ATGACAATGGAGGGAGGTGGTGAAGTGGGTCCAAGGAAGGTCCATGATGAAGATCATTTTGAGGGCGTTGAGATCCCGGAAACTGCACATCTCATTAGCAGAG ATTCATGGTTCCAGGCAGCATTCGTCCTAACCACTGGCGTCAACAGTGTTTTTGTTCTTGGATATTCAGGAACCATCATGGTTCCTCTTGGCTGGGTACCTGGAGTGCTTGGATTAATTGCCGCAGCAGCTATTTCGCTGAATGCGAATGTTCTCATTGCCAAGCTTCATGAATTTGGTGGAAAGAGGCACATTAGATATAGAGACCTTGCTGGACATATATATG GTAGGAAAGCTTATTCTCTTACATGGGGATTACAGTATGTTAATCTCTTCATGATTAATACTGGATTTATCATTTTGGCTGGTGAGGCTCTGAAG GCAGTTTATGTTCTCTTCCGGGATGACCATATGATGAAGCTTCCTTACTTTATCGCCATAACGGGTTTTGTCTGTGCGTTGTTTGCCATCGGGATACCTTATTTATCAGCTTTGAGGGTCTGGCTAGGAGTTTCCACAGTTCTCAGTCTGATATACATTGTTATAGCATTTGTATTGGCTCTACGAGATG GCCTTAATTCTCCTGCCAGAGATTATAGCATACCGGGAGACAAAACAAGCAAAATCTTTTCAACCATTGGTGCTGCAGCAAATCTTGTTTTTGCATATAATACAGGAATGCTTCCAGAGATTCAG GCGACGGTGAGAGAACCTGCTGTAAAGAACATGCTGAAAGCTCTCTACTTTCAGTTCACCGTCGGATGCTTACCGATGTATGCGGTCACGTTTGTCGGATATTGGGCCTATGGGTCATCCACCTCGTCCTATTTGCTCAACAGCACCAAGGGTCCAGTTTGGGTGAAGGCATTAGCCAACATTTCCGCCTTCCTGCAAACAGTCATTTCGTTGCAT ATTTTTGCTAGTCCAATGTACGAGTACATGGACACCCGCTTTGGCATCACCGGGAGCGCTTTGAAAGTCAAGAACTTGTCGTTTAGGATTCTGGTGAGAGGCGGATATCTCGCCATAAACACGCTGGTTGCGGCCCTCCTCCCTTTCCTCGGCGACTTCGAGAGCCTCACGGGGGCGATAAGCACGTTCCCTCTCACGTTCATCCTCGCCAACCACATGTACCTGATGGCGATGCAGAACAAGATGTCTTCCCTTCAGAAGTCGTGGCATTGGCTCAATGTCTGTTTCTTCGGGTGTATGTCCGTTGCGGCAGCAATCGCGGCCTTGAGGCTTATTGCCGTAGATTCCAAGACATACAATCTTTTTGCAGATTTATGA
- the LOC115743813 gene encoding probable LRR receptor-like serine/threonine-protein kinase At3g47570, translating into MQFLSLRFAKSPFRRFIFAIAIALGFARVYSLSNETDKSALLAFKAGIIDDPLGVLSSWNNTVSLCQWHGITCSRRHHNRVTVLDLSSQKLLGSISPHIGNLSFLRKLWLINNSFLHEIPSQIGWLHRLRYLSLSNNSLTGEIPKNTSGCLNLLLLGMHHNQLNGEVPPEIGSLVKLQALRLAANHLTGSVPSSIGNLSSLDDLYLQENYLGGSLPRALGLLTKLTSLTLGGNRLSGTVPPSLYNLSSLLTFDVGYNQIHGSLPTTIGFGLPNLEFFGIEENQFVGSILLSMPNNATNLRILQLGSNKLSGNVPSFESLRNLQRLSIQFNHLGSGGLGDLGFLCSLTNITSLNVLSILDNRLGGLLPECIGNLSINMTRLGLGMNPIFGEIPKTIGNLVNLEVLRMGNNFLSGAIPSELGNLPNLTVLILPNNNLSGVIPSSLQKMKKLLILCLDGNQLYGHIPSHLEKCQNLMELDLANNNLNGSIFPAVKTLLFVNLSHNHLSGALSAEVGKIQHLITLDISGNMFGGEIPSTLGDCDGLEVLKMKDNRFQGPIPQSFSSLRSIEELDLSNNNLSGEIPKFLEAFHFLEILNLSYNNFEGMLPTEGVFKNASATFIAGNNKICGGIPEFQLPKCISSHSKSKGVALKLKLSLSVIFGILGVVLVLVLVYVCWLKKKKAQEPTSSFKAETRQNLSYGTLLKATNGFSSANLIGVGNFGSVYKGILQENGTKVAVKVPDLMHHGAPKSFKAECEALKRMKHRNLLKVLTVCSSTDYEGHDFKALVYELMVNGSLEEWLHPSPIRDDADGPSKILSLVQRIKISIDIAFALDYLHNQCRSTIVHCDLKPSNVLLDAEMVGHVGDFGLTKIILESTCYTNANISSVGLRGTIGYAAPEYGIGSVVSIQGDVYSYGILLLEMFTGISPTAEIFKDNSNLHNFVEEALPKRVLEITDPVLVKEVENDPGQSKKSTVQDCLLMIYRIGIACSVGVPRQRMSITDVAAQLGSIRDRLYATGY; encoded by the exons ATGCAATTTCTGAGCCTCAGATTTGCAAAATCACCATTCCGTCGCTTCATTTTTGCGATTGCGATTGCATTGGGCTTTGCACGAGTCTACTCGTTATCGAATGAAACCGACAAATCTGCGTTGCTTGCATTCAAGGCTGGGATAATCGATGACCCTCTCGGTGTGCTTAGCTCGTGGAACAACACGGTTAGCCTCTGCCAATGGCACGGCATTACGTGCAGCCGCCGACACCACAACAGAGTCACCGTGTTGGACCTGAGTTCCCAGAAGCTCTTAGGGTCCATCTCCCCTCACATCGGGAACCTCAGCTTCTTGAGAAAATTGTGGCTCATTAATAACAGCTTTCTCCATGAAATCCCTTCCCAAATCGGCTGGTTGCACCGCCTCCGCTACTTATCGCTGTCCAACAATTCTCTCACGGGCGAAATCCCCAAGAACACTTCGGGTTGCCTTAACCTCCTTCTCCTCGGAATGCATCACAACCAGCTGAACGGAGAAGTTCCTCCGGAGATTGGCTCATTGGTGAAGCTTCAGGCCCTTCGTTTAGCAGCAAACCATTTAACAGGAAGTGTCCCTTCTTCCATTGGGAACTTATCATCGTTGGACGATCTTTATCTTCAGGAAAATTACTTGGGCGGGAGTCTTCCTCGGGCTCTAGGCCTACTGACCAAACTAACATCACTCACTCTAGGAGGAAATCGGTTGTCCGGTACGGTTCCGCCTTCCCTCTACAATTTGTCTTCATTGTTAACATTTGATGTAGGATATAACCAAATACATGGAAGTCTTCCCACCACGATCGGCTTTGGTCTTCCCAACTTAGAATTTTTCGGCATTGAAGAGAACCAGTTTGTTGGATCAATCCTTCTGTCCATGCCTAATAATGCCACAAATCTACGAATACTTCAACTTGGGAGCAACAAACTCTCAGGGAACGTTCCTTCTTTTGAAAGTTTGCGGAACCTTCAACGGTTGAGCATTCAATTTAACCACCTTGGAAGTGGGGGATTAGGTGACTTGGGCTTCCTTTGCTCATTAACCAACATCACTAGCTTAAACGTGTTGTCTATTCTCGATAATAGACTCGGTGGGTTGTTGCCAGAATGCATTGGTAATCTCTCCATTAACATGACAAGGTTGGGATTGGGCATGAATCCTATTTTTGGTGAGATTCCTAAAACAATCGGCAATCTTGTAAACTTGGAAGTCTTGCGGATGGGCAACAACTTTCTTTCAGGTGCTATCCCGTCTGAGCTGGGAAATCTTCCAAACTTAACGGTTCTAATTCTCCCCAATAACAATCTATCAGGGGTAATTCCGTCCTCTTtgcagaagatgaagaaattgcTTATATTATGTCTTGATGGGAATCAACTTTACGGGCACATTCCTTCACATCTAGAGAAGTGTCAAAATCTGATGGAGCTCGATCTTGCTAACAACAATCTCAATGGTTCCATATTCCCTGCAGTTAAAACTCTGCTCTTTGTGAACTTGTCTCACAACCATTTGAGTGGGGCCCTTTCGGCGGAAGTAGGAAAAATTCAGCATTTAATTACTCTGGACATTTCTGGCAACATGTTTGGTGGTGAAATTCCGAGTACTCTAGGGGATTGTGATGGACTGGAAGTATTAAAAATGAAGGATAACCGCTTCCAAGGACCCATCCCTCAATCATTTAGTTCTTTAAGAAGCATTGAGGAATTGGATCTTTCCAATAACAATTTGTCGGGTGAAATTCCAAAGTTCTTAGAGGCATTTCACTTCTTGGAAATTCTGAATTTGTCCTACAACAATTTTGAAGGCATGTTACCAACCGAAGGAGTCTTCAAGAATGCGAGCGCCACTTTTATTGCTGGAAACAACAAGATTTGTGGAGGAATCCCCGAATTTCAGCTCCCTAAATGCATCTCTAGCCACTCCAAGAGCAAAGGAGTAGCTCTTAAATTGAAACTCTCGCTCTCTGTTATTTTTGGGATTCTAGGGGTGGTTCTTGTCCTTGTTTTGGTGTATGTATgttggttgaagaagaaaaaagcacaAGAACCAACTTCAAGTTTCAAAGCCGAGACCAGGCAAAACTTATCTTATGGAACTCTCCTTAAAGCAACTAATGGTTTTTCTTCAGCTAATTTGATTGGTGTTGGCAATTTTGGATCCGTTTACAAGGGAATACTCCAGGAGAATGGGACTAAAGTTGCTGTGAAGGTGCCTGATTTAATGCATCATGGTGCTCCGAAGAGCTTCAAAGCCGAGTGTGAGGCTCTAAAGCGTATGAAACACCGAAATCTTTTGAAGGTGCTGACAGTATGTTCAAGTACAGATTATGAAGGACATGACTTTAAGGCTTTGGTCTATGAGCTCATGGTCAATGGTAGCCTCGAAGAGTGGTTGCACCCATCTCCAATCCGAGATGATGCAGATGGGCCTTCAAAAATTCTGAGTCTCGTCCAAAGGATAAAGATTTCCATCGACATTGCTTTCGCATTGGATTATCTTCACAACCAATGCCGGAGCACCATAGTtcattgtgatctaaagccaagCAATGTCCTTTTAGACGCTGAGATGGTTGGACATGTCGGCGACTTTGGATTGACAAAGATCATCCTTGAATCCACATGCTACACGAATGCAAATATAAGCTCAGTTGGTTTGAGAGGAACAATTGGTTATGCTGCTCCAG AATATGGAATAGGTAGTGTGGTTTCTATTCAAGGTGATGTCTACAGTTATGGCATTCTTTTGCTAGAGATGTTCACGGGAATCAGTCCCACAGCTGAAATATTCAAAGATAATTCGAACCTTCATAATTTTGTTGAGGAAGCATTGCCTAAACGAGTTCTAGAGATTACTGATCCTGTTCTAGTTAAAGAAGTAGAGAACGATCCAGGCCAAAGCAAAAAGAGTACAGTTCAGGATTGTTTGCTAATGATATACAGAATTGGGATAGCCTGCTCAGTTGGAGTCCCAAGACAGCGAATGAGCATCACAGACGTGGCAGCTCAATTAGGTTCAATCAGGGACAGACTTTACGCAACTGGTTATTGA